From Natronolimnobius sp. AArcel1, one genomic window encodes:
- a CDS encoding sensor histidine kinase KdpD — translation MAQFTEQIGSEGLGEDGLLYRVLQRAGPRIFYAVGICILLAGNSYFLIFNSVSDLFSALGVINVGFYGTLSAVIVLCGVFLYRGDTSRSRYPRAAAWILCAVVFLFFLNAPVMALLADQMNTEFLFGWVMSIVAISTTGGAVVGTIEARSIERAQLNQHLRTERAAAEYHADQLEYLNSVLRHEVLNNVNIIQGYAEHGLEGEGTQEGALSVIYQQSEEMATIITDVRILIASIQGTGSLEARNLSRVLTEELEKVQAREEVEVTANIPDDIFVEADDLLPRVFRNLFSNAVKHNDSPMPKIEVAVEEWSDTVEVRVADNGPGIPESKQASLFESSMEANHGIGLYLVHELLLRYGGNIKLVETGTNGTEFKVEFGRPAKEDGGSTAA, via the coding sequence ATGGCACAATTCACCGAACAAATAGGGAGCGAGGGGCTGGGAGAAGATGGCCTCCTTTACCGGGTGTTACAACGGGCTGGCCCACGCATCTTCTACGCAGTCGGTATCTGCATCCTCCTTGCCGGGAACAGCTATTTTCTCATATTCAACAGTGTCAGCGACCTCTTCTCAGCCTTGGGAGTGATCAACGTCGGCTTTTACGGCACACTGAGCGCTGTCATTGTCCTCTGTGGCGTCTTCTTGTATCGGGGAGACACCTCGAGATCGCGGTACCCGCGAGCGGCTGCTTGGATCCTCTGTGCCGTTGTATTCCTCTTCTTCCTCAACGCCCCCGTAATGGCCCTCTTGGCTGATCAAATGAACACTGAGTTCCTTTTTGGGTGGGTGATGTCGATCGTAGCGATCAGCACCACTGGTGGTGCGGTCGTCGGAACCATCGAGGCGCGATCCATTGAGCGGGCACAGCTCAACCAGCACCTCCGGACGGAGCGGGCCGCCGCCGAGTATCATGCCGACCAATTGGAGTATCTGAACAGTGTGCTTCGCCATGAGGTGCTGAACAACGTCAACATCATTCAAGGATATGCCGAACATGGCCTTGAGGGCGAGGGCACTCAAGAAGGGGCCTTATCGGTTATTTACCAACAGAGTGAGGAGATGGCCACGATCATCACTGATGTACGAATCCTCATCGCATCAATACAGGGGACGGGCTCTCTCGAAGCGCGAAACCTGTCGCGGGTGCTGACCGAGGAGTTGGAGAAGGTACAGGCAAGGGAGGAGGTTGAGGTGACGGCGAACATCCCGGATGATATCTTTGTCGAGGCGGACGATCTCCTTCCCCGCGTCTTTCGGAACCTGTTCTCAAACGCGGTCAAACACAATGACAGCCCGATGCCCAAGATAGAGGTTGCCGTTGAGGAATGGTCTGATACCGTCGAAGTTCGTGTAGCAGACAATGGGCCCGGCATTCCAGAGTCCAAGCAAGCATCGCTGTTCGAGTCAAGTATGGAAGCCAACCACGGTATCGGCCTGTATCTCGTCCACGAGTTGCTGTTGCGATACGGTGGTAATATAAAACTTGTCGAGACCGGCACCAATGGTACTGAGTTCAAGGTTGAGTTTGGTCGCCCAGCGAAGGAGGATGGTGGGTCGACCGCCGCTTGA
- a CDS encoding metal-dependent hydrolase, which translates to MADVFTHALTGFIIGVSLSWWVDWMCPAHISLVVLGAIAPDFVKINLVISDATVATTLGIPFSWSPLHTLGGSVIMALLCALVLAPQYRTQAIALFLIGATSHHVLDMALVNASGYSYAVLWPLSNYHPPSPNLYRSSDRWPALVVTVLAVLVWYLRYRRPAQSSSSGA; encoded by the coding sequence ATGGCAGATGTCTTCACTCACGCCCTGACTGGCTTCATCATCGGCGTCAGTCTCTCCTGGTGGGTTGATTGGATGTGCCCAGCCCACATTTCACTGGTCGTCCTCGGCGCAATTGCACCAGACTTTGTTAAAATCAATCTCGTCATCTCTGATGCCACCGTCGCAACAACACTCGGAATACCGTTTTCGTGGAGCCCACTGCACACGCTCGGGGGCTCCGTCATCATGGCGTTACTCTGTGCGCTCGTCCTCGCCCCACAGTATCGCACCCAGGCGATTGCCCTCTTCCTCATCGGCGCTACTTCCCACCACGTGTTGGATATGGCGCTCGTCAACGCCTCGGGATACTCATACGCCGTGCTCTGGCCACTCTCGAACTACCATCCACCCTCACCGAACCTCTATCGCAGCAGTGATCGATGGCCTGCGCTCGTCGTAACTGTGCTTGCAGTCCTCGTGTGGTATCTTCGGTATCGACGGCCGGCGCAGTCTAGTTCATCCGGAGCGTAG